One window of Buchnera aphidicola (Periphyllus acericola) genomic DNA carries:
- the rplY gene encoding 50S ribosomal protein L25 has protein sequence MIILYGTKRKKNGTNNSRKLRLKDTFPSIIYGKNKKSLLIQLKQNDMINLFNKNILINKVINLIINKKKNKVFLKEIQRHPIKHKFLHIDFIWI, from the coding sequence ATGATCATTCTTTATGGAACAAAAAGAAAAAAAAATGGCACTAATAATAGTAGGAAATTACGTTTAAAAGATACTTTTCCTTCTATTATTTATGGAAAAAACAAAAAGTCTTTATTAATTCAATTAAAACAAAACGATATGATTAATTTATTTAATAAAAATATTTTAATTAATAAAGTGATAAATTTAATTATAAATAAAAAAAAAAATAAAGTTTTTTTAAAAGAAATACAAAGACATCCTATTAAACATAAATTTTTACATATTGATTTTATATGGATATAA
- a CDS encoding DedA family protein, translating to MELLFNYISSQPLIYFCLIIAFVSFIESLAIIGLFIPGMMIMSTFGAIIANSHEKFYPSWIASTIGCLLGDWISYLIGFKFKKWINKLKIFKKYNIIIEKIIKTLNKYSVLTIFFGKFIGPTRPIIPILAGMLDIPFIKKFFFPNLFSCIIWPILYLIPGILTVLLINVPDNNENNYFKKFFIFNIIIILISIWIIFKIIKNTKDDKITSFLIKKKFSWIPKIILVIGIINIIILQFNEKMIILRSSIIKIFYF from the coding sequence ATGGAATTATTATTTAATTATATATCTAGTCAACCATTAATTTATTTTTGTTTAATAATAGCATTTGTATCTTTTATAGAATCTTTAGCAATAATTGGTTTATTTATACCTGGAATGATGATAATGTCAACTTTTGGAGCTATTATCGCTAATTCACATGAAAAATTTTATCCTTCTTGGATTGCCTCAACAATAGGATGTTTATTAGGAGATTGGATATCTTATTTAATTGGCTTTAAATTTAAAAAATGGATTAATAAATTAAAAATATTTAAAAAATACAACATTATTATAGAAAAAATTATAAAAACATTAAATAAATATAGTGTATTAACAATATTTTTTGGAAAATTTATCGGACCAACTAGACCAATTATTCCGATCTTAGCAGGAATGTTAGACATACCTTTCATAAAAAAATTTTTTTTTCCAAATTTATTTAGTTGTATTATATGGCCAATTCTATATTTAATTCCTGGAATTTTAACAGTATTATTAATTAATGTTCCAGATAATAACGAAAATAATTATTTTAAAAAATTCTTTATATTTAATATTATAATAATTTTAATAAGCATATGGATTATTTTTAAAATTATAAAAAATACAAAAGATGATAAAATTACTTCTTTTTTAATTAAAAAAAAATTTTCTTGGATTCCAAAAATAATTTTAGTAATTGGAATTATAAATATTATTATATTACAATTTAATGAAAAAATGATAATTTTAAGATCTTCAATTATTAAAATATTTTATTTTTAA
- the rsmA gene encoding 16S rRNA (adenine(1518)-N(6)/adenine(1519)-N(6))-dimethyltransferase RsmA, which produces MIEKIVLNNKFFQKKYFGQIFLKNTNVINNIISSIYPKKNDLLFEIGPGLGALTIPMCGFINKLNVIDIDNDVINFFKKKNIYNKLNFYLKNVLHFDFLKFYLKNNKKSIRIFGNLPYNISTKLLIYLTNNHFIFQDLHLMFQKEVSKRILAHPNTKFYGRLSIISQYFFNINKIFDISKNCFFPIPKVNSTFLKFIPHKLFPNLLFDVNILSKITFEAFNKRRKILRHSLKKFFTEKDLFNLDINSQLRPENLSVKQYCLLTDFLIKKQLY; this is translated from the coding sequence GTGATTGAAAAAATAGTTTTAAATAATAAATTTTTTCAAAAAAAATATTTTGGTCAAATTTTTTTGAAAAATACTAATGTTATTAATAATATTATATCTTCTATTTATCCTAAAAAAAATGATTTATTATTTGAAATAGGTCCAGGTTTAGGAGCTTTAACAATTCCTATGTGTGGTTTTATAAATAAATTAAATGTAATTGATATAGATAATGATGTTATAAATTTTTTTAAAAAAAAAAATATATATAATAAATTAAATTTTTATTTAAAAAATGTTTTACATTTTGATTTTTTAAAATTTTATTTAAAAAATAATAAAAAAAGTATAAGAATTTTTGGAAATTTGCCATATAATATTTCAACAAAATTATTAATTTATTTAACAAATAATCATTTTATTTTTCAAGATTTACATTTAATGTTTCAAAAAGAAGTTTCTAAAAGAATTTTAGCGCATCCTAATACTAAGTTTTACGGACGATTAAGTATAATTTCTCAATATTTTTTTAATATTAATAAAATTTTTGATATTTCAAAAAATTGTTTTTTTCCTATTCCAAAAGTAAATTCTACTTTTTTAAAATTTATTCCACATAAACTATTTCCTAATTTATTATTTGATGTGAATATATTAAGTAAAATTACTTTTGAAGCTTTTAATAAAAGACGAAAAATTTTAAGACATAGTTTAAAAAAATTTTTTACAGAAAAAGATTTGTTTAATTTAGATATTAATTCTCAATTAAGACCAGAAAATTTATCTGTAAAGCAGTATTGTTTGTTAACAGATTTTTTAATAAAAAAACAATTGTATTGA
- a CDS encoding symmetrical bis(5'-nucleosyl)-tetraphosphatase, whose amino-acid sequence MSTYFIGDIHGCYNQFKFLLKKINFNILTDELWITGDLVGRGPDSFKVLKYIFSLKNKARLVLGNHDLTLISIYYGTHKKSIEKEISELLEKKDIDYIINKLRHIPLVQYDKKRKLIMTHAGIFPKWNFNEILNFSNEFQKNILGTNFLKYLRYMNGDFPNIWSNNLNKYDRFRFIVNVFTRMRYCYLNGELDFSYKDTPPHFNNNIIPWINIKNELDKDFLIFFGHWSSLKNIKISKNIFSLDSGCCWGRYLKIFRLEDKKFFKKKCNFKI is encoded by the coding sequence ATGAGTACATATTTTATAGGTGACATTCATGGATGTTATAATCAATTTAAGTTTCTTTTAAAAAAAATAAATTTTAATATACTTACAGATGAATTATGGATTACAGGAGATTTAGTTGGGAGAGGTCCTGATTCTTTTAAAGTTTTAAAATATATTTTTTCCTTAAAAAATAAAGCAAGATTAGTTTTAGGAAATCATGATTTAACTTTAATTTCTATATATTATGGAACTCATAAAAAATCTATAGAAAAAGAAATTTCAGAATTATTAGAAAAAAAAGATATAGATTATATTATAAATAAATTAAGACATATTCCTTTAGTACAATATGATAAAAAAAGAAAATTAATTATGACTCATGCAGGAATTTTTCCTAAATGGAATTTTAATGAAATTTTAAATTTTTCAAATGAGTTTCAAAAAAATATTTTAGGTACAAATTTTTTAAAATATTTGCGTTATATGAATGGTGATTTTCCAAACATTTGGTCGAACAATTTAAATAAATATGATCGTTTTCGTTTTATTGTTAATGTTTTTACTCGTATGAGATATTGTTATTTAAATGGAGAATTAGATTTTAGTTATAAAGATACCCCTCCACATTTTAATAATAATATTATTCCTTGGATTAATATAAAAAATGAATTAGATAAAGATTTTTTAATTTTTTTTGGACATTGGTCTTCTTTGAAAAATATAAAAATTTCAAAAAATATTTTTTCTCTTGATTCTGGTTGTTGTTGGGGTAGGTATTTAAAAATTTTTAGATTAGAAGATAAAAAATTTTTTAAAAAAAAGTGTAATTTTAAAATATAA
- the carB gene encoding carbamoyl-phosphate synthase large subunit — MPKTKKIKSILILGAGPIIIGQACEFDYSGAQACKALKEEGYKIILINSNPATIMTDPEISDKTYIEPIHWKIVKKIIKKEKPDALLPTMGGQTALNCALKLHNKNILSKFKVKMIGATVKSIKKAEDRNLFRKSMKKLKIEMPKSGIAHSLKEAIKISKKIGFPCIIRPSFTMGGTGGGIAYNIQEFKKICEKGLNLSPTKELLIDESMIGWKEYEMEVVRDKNDNCIIVCSIENIDPMGIHTGDSITVSPAQTLSDKEYQIMRNYSIKILKEIGIETGGSNVQFAINPKNGKIVVIEMNPRVSRSSALASKATGFPIAKIAAKLAIGYTLDELNNTVSGVNIPASFEPSIDYVVIKIPRFNFDKFPSSNNRLTTQMKSVGEVMAIGRTFQESLQKAMISLEIDSDGFNSKIINFKKKNNIKNTKKKIKKELKYPGPDRLWYIGDAFRNKISINKINKLTNIDLWFLAQIEKIIKIEKIIKKNPDKINNKKFLKKIKQKGFSDKRIGYLIQKTEKYVRKIRNTKNIHPVYKRVDSCAAEFKTSISYMYSTWEEECEAKPTKNKNKIIILGSGPNRIGQGIEFDYCCVHAAQALKENNFETIIINCNPETVSTDYDTSNRLYFEPITLENVLEIIKIEKPMGIIIQFGGQTPLKLAKSLTKENIKIIGTSSESIEKSENRKKFQKIINKLNLKQPKNSTVTNILEAKKEIKNIKYPIMIRPSYVLGGKSMEIIYNFNHLKKYFLNRLKNNENQPVLIDHYLEKSIEVDVDAIYDGKNILIGGIMEHIEPAGIHSGDSACSLPSYTLNKKILKKIKKQVKKISFELKIKGLINIQFAIKNKKIYIIEVNPRASRTIPFISKATGIPLAKIATKVMIGINLKKQNFFKEEINLKYFSVKEAVFPFNKFSNSDPILGPEMKSTGEVMGIGKNFSEAFGKAMYGTKNIISNKKRTLLVLKEENEKDIIKLAKKLIKFNFKIDTIEENYLLLKKYGIKSKNIQKTYFIKEKMSKRIKKKYSYIISTAYSKKEIKKTKFIRKKAIQYQIYYNTTINGAIESIKTLKYNPFKNIICLQKFHKIVKN, encoded by the coding sequence ATGCCAAAAACTAAAAAAATAAAATCGATATTAATATTAGGAGCAGGTCCAATAATTATTGGACAAGCTTGCGAATTTGATTATTCAGGAGCTCAAGCTTGTAAAGCATTAAAAGAAGAAGGTTATAAAATAATTTTAATTAATTCAAATCCAGCAACTATAATGACAGATCCAGAAATATCCGATAAAACTTATATTGAACCTATTCATTGGAAAATAGTTAAAAAAATTATAAAAAAAGAAAAACCAGACGCTTTATTACCAACAATGGGAGGACAAACAGCTTTAAATTGTGCATTAAAATTACATAATAAAAATATTTTATCAAAATTTAAAGTAAAAATGATTGGAGCAACAGTAAAATCAATAAAAAAAGCAGAAGACAGAAATCTTTTTAGAAAATCTATGAAAAAGTTAAAAATTGAAATGCCTAAATCAGGTATTGCTCACTCTTTAAAAGAAGCAATAAAAATTTCTAAAAAAATAGGTTTTCCTTGTATTATTAGACCATCTTTTACTATGGGAGGAACAGGAGGAGGTATAGCTTATAATATTCAAGAATTTAAAAAAATTTGTGAAAAAGGATTAAATTTATCACCAACAAAAGAATTATTAATTGATGAATCAATGATTGGTTGGAAAGAGTATGAAATGGAAGTTGTAAGAGATAAAAATGATAACTGTATTATAGTTTGTTCAATAGAAAATATAGATCCGATGGGAATTCATACAGGAGATTCAATAACAGTTTCACCAGCTCAAACTTTAAGTGATAAAGAATATCAAATTATGAGAAATTATTCTATAAAAATTCTTAAAGAAATAGGAATTGAAACAGGAGGTTCAAACGTACAATTTGCAATAAATCCTAAAAACGGTAAAATAGTTGTTATTGAAATGAATCCTAGAGTCTCTAGATCATCTGCATTAGCTTCAAAAGCTACAGGATTTCCTATTGCAAAAATTGCTGCAAAACTTGCAATTGGATATACTTTAGATGAATTAAACAACACAGTATCTGGAGTAAATATACCAGCTTCTTTTGAACCATCAATAGATTATGTAGTAATTAAAATACCTAGATTTAATTTTGATAAATTTCCTTCTAGCAACAACAGATTAACCACACAAATGAAATCTGTTGGAGAAGTAATGGCAATTGGACGAACATTTCAAGAATCACTTCAAAAAGCTATGATTAGCTTAGAAATAGATTCTGATGGATTTAATTCAAAAATTATTAATTTTAAAAAAAAAAATAATATAAAAAATACTAAAAAAAAAATAAAAAAAGAATTAAAATATCCAGGACCAGATAGATTATGGTATATAGGAGATGCTTTTAGAAACAAAATTTCGATAAATAAAATAAATAAATTAACAAATATTGATTTATGGTTTCTTGCTCAAATTGAAAAAATAATAAAAATAGAAAAAATTATAAAAAAAAATCCAGATAAAATAAATAATAAAAAATTTTTAAAAAAAATAAAACAAAAAGGATTTTCAGATAAAAGAATAGGATATTTAATTCAAAAAACAGAAAAATATGTTAGAAAAATAAGAAATACAAAAAACATTCATCCAGTTTACAAAAGAGTAGATTCCTGTGCTGCAGAATTTAAAACATCTATTTCATATATGTATTCTACATGGGAAGAAGAATGTGAAGCTAAACCAACAAAAAATAAGAATAAAATTATAATTTTAGGAAGTGGACCAAATAGAATAGGACAAGGTATAGAATTTGATTATTGTTGTGTACATGCTGCGCAAGCCTTAAAAGAAAATAATTTTGAAACAATTATTATTAATTGTAATCCAGAAACAGTATCAACTGATTATGATACTTCTAATAGATTATACTTCGAACCAATAACTTTAGAAAATGTATTAGAAATAATAAAAATTGAAAAACCAATGGGAATAATTATTCAATTTGGAGGACAAACGCCATTAAAATTAGCTAAAAGTTTAACAAAAGAAAATATTAAAATTATTGGAACAAGTTCAGAATCTATTGAAAAATCTGAAAATAGAAAAAAATTTCAAAAAATAATTAATAAATTAAATTTAAAACAACCAAAAAATTCTACTGTAACAAATATATTAGAAGCAAAAAAAGAAATAAAAAATATTAAATACCCGATTATGATTAGACCATCATATGTTTTAGGTGGTAAATCTATGGAAATAATATATAACTTTAATCATTTAAAAAAATATTTTTTAAATAGATTAAAAAATAATGAAAATCAACCAGTTTTAATAGACCACTATTTAGAAAAATCTATAGAAGTAGATGTTGATGCTATTTATGACGGAAAAAATATACTTATTGGAGGTATTATGGAACATATTGAACCAGCTGGAATACATTCAGGAGATTCAGCTTGTTCACTCCCATCATATACATTAAACAAAAAAATATTAAAAAAAATTAAAAAACAAGTAAAAAAAATCTCTTTTGAATTAAAAATAAAAGGATTAATAAATATACAATTTGCAATTAAAAATAAAAAAATATATATCATAGAAGTAAATCCAAGAGCATCAAGAACAATTCCTTTTATTTCTAAAGCAACAGGAATTCCTCTAGCAAAAATAGCAACTAAAGTAATGATTGGTATTAATTTAAAAAAACAAAATTTTTTTAAAGAAGAAATTAATTTAAAATATTTTTCTGTTAAAGAAGCTGTTTTTCCATTTAATAAATTTTCTAATTCAGATCCAATACTTGGTCCAGAAATGAAATCTACTGGAGAAGTTATGGGAATAGGAAAAAATTTTTCTGAAGCTTTTGGAAAAGCAATGTATGGAACTAAAAATATTATTAGTAATAAAAAAAGAACATTATTAGTTTTAAAAGAAGAAAATGAAAAAGATATTATAAAACTCGCAAAAAAATTAATAAAATTTAATTTTAAAATAGATACAATTGAAGAAAATTATTTACTTTTAAAAAAATATGGAATTAAATCTAAAAATATCCAGAAAACATATTTTATAAAAGAAAAAATGTCAAAACGTATAAAAAAAAAATATTCTTATATAATAAGCACAGCATATTCAAAAAAAGAAATTAAAAAAACTAAATTTATTAGAAAAAAAGCTATTCAATATCAAATATATTATAATACTACAATAAATGGAGCAATAGAATCAATTAAAACATTAAAATATAATCCATTTAAAAATATTATTTGTTTACAAAAATTTCATAAAATTGTAAAGAATTAA
- the carA gene encoding glutamine-hydrolyzing carbamoyl-phosphate synthase small subunit, whose amino-acid sequence MKNTAVLILEDGSKFYGKSIGVYGINNGEIVFNTSMTGYQEILTDPSYENQIITFTYPHIGNVGVNKNDEESKFIHAKGVIIKNISPIASNYRSEETLQEYLKKKNILTITNIDTRKLTKKIRKTGSQKGCIVCLKKIPNFKNYKEILKYKKLKFSKKNDCKKIKINNINNKKKYLYKNFISLTYEKFLKIKKKHIVIYNFGIKNNIIKMLLKKKCKLTIVPQNTKYNEILQLSPDGIFLSNGPGDPRKLKKSIKSIKKLMHYNFPMFGICLGHQILGLANKAKIIKMKFGHHGGNHPVQNVKTKKIIITSQNHNYVIEKNTLPKNIKITYISLFDYTIQGISIKNKPIFSFQGHPESNPGPNDASFLFKYFIKLINKKKIKI is encoded by the coding sequence TTGAAAAACACAGCCGTTTTAATTCTTGAAGATGGAAGTAAATTTTATGGAAAATCTATTGGAGTATATGGAATAAATAACGGAGAAATTGTTTTTAACACATCTATGACTGGATATCAAGAAATTTTAACTGATCCGTCTTATGAAAATCAAATTATTACTTTTACTTATCCTCATATAGGAAATGTAGGAGTAAACAAAAATGATGAAGAATCTAAATTTATACATGCAAAAGGAGTAATTATAAAAAATATATCACCAATTGCAAGTAATTATAGAAGTGAAGAAACATTACAAGAATATTTAAAAAAAAAAAATATATTAACTATTACAAATATTGATACAAGAAAATTAACAAAAAAAATAAGAAAAACAGGTTCTCAAAAAGGTTGTATTGTATGTTTAAAAAAAATTCCAAATTTTAAAAATTATAAAGAAATTTTAAAATATAAAAAATTAAAATTTTCAAAAAAAAATGATTGTAAAAAAATAAAAATAAATAACATTAATAATAAAAAAAAATATCTTTATAAAAATTTTATAAGTTTAACATATGAAAAATTTTTAAAAATTAAAAAAAAACATATTGTTATTTATAATTTTGGAATTAAAAATAATATTATAAAAATGCTACTTAAAAAAAAATGCAAACTTACGATTGTTCCACAAAATACAAAATATAATGAAATATTACAATTATCACCTGATGGAATATTTCTTTCTAATGGTCCTGGAGATCCAAGAAAATTAAAAAAATCAATAAAATCTATAAAAAAATTAATGCATTATAATTTTCCAATGTTTGGAATTTGTTTAGGTCATCAAATACTTGGTTTAGCTAATAAAGCTAAAATTATTAAAATGAAATTTGGGCATCATGGAGGAAATCATCCTGTACAAAATGTTAAAACAAAAAAAATTATTATTACTTCTCAAAATCATAATTATGTAATAGAAAAAAATACCTTACCTAAAAATATTAAAATTACTTATATCTCTCTTTTTGATTATACAATTCAAGGAATATCTATCAAAAACAAACCTATTTTTAGTTTTCAAGGACATCCTGAATCTAATCCAGGACCAAACGATGCATCATTTTTATTTAAATATTTTATAAAACTAATAAATAAAAAAAAAATAAAAATTTAA
- the dapB gene encoding 4-hydroxy-tetrahydrodipicolinate reductase, with amino-acid sequence MENKKIRLAISGALGKMGKSLIKESKKNKKIKLKLLLLKKKNSLNIKKLKKIINTKKRNISIEDKIKKNNDFDVLIDFTNPKNTMKNLKFCYKNNKKIIIGTTGLTKKNYKKIKKKSKKISILHSPNFSIGINLILKLLEITTKNIGLYSDIEIFESHHRNKLDAPSGTALHLGKKIAKTMKKDFSKISVLNKDHKNYKRKKNEIGFNSIRAGGIVGEHSVMFINKEEKIKIQHQAFNRKTFSKGAIKSAIWIFSKKNGLFTMEDVLKK; translated from the coding sequence ATGGAAAATAAAAAAATTAGACTTGCAATTTCTGGAGCATTAGGAAAAATGGGAAAAAGTTTAATTAAAGAATCTAAAAAAAATAAAAAAATTAAATTAAAATTACTTTTATTAAAAAAAAAAAATTCATTAAATATTAAAAAATTAAAAAAAATTATAAATACTAAAAAAAGAAATATATCTATTGAAGATAAAATAAAAAAAAATAATGATTTTGATGTACTAATAGATTTTACAAATCCTAAAAACACAATGAAAAATTTAAAATTTTGTTATAAAAATAATAAAAAAATAATTATTGGAACTACCGGATTAACAAAAAAAAACTATAAAAAAATAAAAAAAAAATCTAAAAAAATAAGTATATTACATTCACCAAATTTTAGTATTGGAATTAATTTAATTTTAAAACTTTTAGAAATTACAACAAAAAATATTGGTTTATATTCAGACATTGAAATTTTTGAATCTCATCATAGAAATAAATTAGATGCTCCTTCTGGAACCGCTCTTCATTTAGGAAAAAAAATAGCAAAAACAATGAAAAAAGATTTTTCTAAAATTTCTGTACTAAATAAAGATCATAAAAATTATAAAAGAAAAAAAAATGAAATAGGATTTAATAGTATTAGAGCAGGAGGAATTGTTGGTGAACATTCTGTTATGTTTATAAATAAAGAAGAAAAAATAAAAATACAACATCAAGCATTTAATAGAAAAACTTTTTCTAAAGGAGCAATTAAATCTGCAATTTGGATATTTTCTAAAAAAAATGGATTATTTACAATGGAAGATGTTTTAAAAAAATAA
- the lspA gene encoding signal peptidase II: MKIFFLKKKKLYIILLNFIIFLDYYIKSLILKNFAINQIKVISLNINILYVKNYGLIFGLFSVIKIFQNKYLFIIYFSIIFLLIFKIYKLIIKNTKNNFSLILIVSGSIGNLIDRIKYGYIIDFIDFHYKSLHFPIFNISDFSISIGIIIYVLKILNSKKF, encoded by the coding sequence ATGAAAATTTTTTTTTTAAAAAAAAAAAAATTATATATTATTTTATTAAATTTTATAATATTTTTAGATTATTATATCAAATCATTAATCTTAAAAAATTTTGCAATTAATCAAATAAAAGTTATTTCATTAAATATAAATATTTTATATGTTAAAAACTATGGTTTAATCTTTGGACTTTTTTCTGTCATAAAAATATTTCAAAATAAATATTTATTCATAATTTATTTTTCAATTATTTTTTTATTAATTTTTAAAATATACAAATTAATTATAAAAAATACAAAAAATAATTTTTCATTAATTTTAATAGTAAGTGGTTCTATAGGAAATTTAATTGATCGAATAAAATATGGATATATAATAGATTTTATTGATTTTCATTATAAATCTCTTCATTTTCCTATATTTAACATATCTGATTTTAGTATATCTATTGGTATAATAATATATGTTCTAAAAATACTTAATTCAAAAAAATTTTAA